One region of Synechococcus sp. MW101C3 genomic DNA includes:
- the trmB gene encoding tRNA (guanosine(46)-N7)-methyltransferase TrmB, translating to MRQHVNPLSRVHQQPRPLPPLVELFAQPQLPLHLDIGSARGRFLLAMAPLQPGTNFLGVEIRRVLVEAAEHDRRSLQLDNLRFLFCNANVSLLDWLAQLPPGRLQRVTLQFPDPWFKKRHQKRRVLQPALVAALATALPPGSELLLQSDVEAVIVPMVQVTEASGCFERPAEDPRPYRPTNPLPVATEREQHVLSLGLPVYRVLYRRNGAAAPGPGGLEQAACRTHNPPTPGA from the coding sequence GTGCGTCAGCACGTCAACCCGCTCAGCCGGGTGCACCAGCAGCCGCGGCCGTTGCCGCCGCTGGTGGAGCTGTTCGCCCAGCCCCAGCTGCCGCTCCATCTCGACATCGGCAGCGCCCGAGGCCGCTTCCTGCTGGCGATGGCGCCGCTGCAGCCGGGCACCAACTTTCTTGGGGTGGAGATCCGCCGGGTGCTGGTGGAGGCCGCCGAGCACGACCGCCGCAGCCTGCAGCTCGACAACCTGCGCTTCCTGTTCTGCAACGCCAATGTGAGCCTGCTGGACTGGCTGGCGCAGCTGCCGCCGGGCCGCCTGCAGCGGGTCACGCTGCAATTCCCCGATCCCTGGTTCAAGAAACGGCACCAGAAGCGGCGGGTGCTGCAGCCGGCGCTGGTGGCAGCCCTGGCAACGGCCTTGCCCCCCGGCAGCGAGCTGCTGCTGCAGAGCGATGTGGAGGCGGTGATCGTGCCGATGGTGCAGGTCACCGAGGCGAGCGGGTGCTTCGAGCGGCCTGCCGAAGACCCGCGGCCGTACCGCCCCACGAACCCGCTGCCGGTGGCCACCGAGCGGGAGCAGCACGTGCTGTCACTGGGGCTGCCGGTATACCGGGTGCTGTACCGGCGCAACGGCGCGGCCGCGCCCGGTCCGGGGGGGCTGGAGCAAGCCGCCTGCCGCACCCATAATCCGCCCACGCCCGGCGCCTGA
- a CDS encoding IctB family putative bicarbonate transporter — protein sequence MSSTSPTALGPASGSVPWLLRWQGLLAGWAAGPLGRRLPLLAGLVLCALMAGLPLVTRTGLSLLITAAGLLWLLWALCTPAGRIGPISGWLLVMLGVSVLATGFSPVPAAAANGLIKLLSYLGVYALMRQLLATAPPWWDRITACLLGGCLLVSVIGIRQLYADSSALARWSDPNSVAQGTVRIYSTLDNPNLLAGYLLPILPIAVVALLRWQRLSARLFALTTAVLGSAALVLTYSRGGWLGLVAAYGVLAVLLLLRFTRHWPLFWRRVFPLLLMVLAGLVLAVAIAKVEPLRVRVMSLGAGREDSSNNFRINVWMAAIEMIKDRPWLGIGPGNSAFNLIYPLYQQPKFNALSAYSIPLELAVEGGIPGLLAGLGLLVASVRLGLTQVRANGHQALPALAAVAVIAGLAVQGVTDTIFFRPEVQLSGWFCLATLSTLPAAARADG from the coding sequence ATGTCTTCCACCTCCCCCACCGCCCTGGGCCCCGCCAGCGGCTCCGTTCCCTGGCTGCTGCGCTGGCAGGGCCTGCTGGCGGGCTGGGCAGCCGGACCGCTGGGCCGTCGCCTGCCGCTGCTGGCCGGCCTGGTGCTCTGCGCGCTGATGGCCGGGCTGCCGCTGGTGACCCGCACCGGCCTCAGCCTGCTGATCACGGCGGCGGGGCTGCTGTGGCTGCTGTGGGCGCTGTGCACACCGGCGGGGCGGATCGGGCCGATCAGCGGCTGGCTGCTGGTGATGCTGGGTGTGTCGGTGCTGGCCACGGGCTTTTCGCCGGTGCCTGCAGCGGCGGCCAACGGGCTGATCAAGCTGCTGAGCTATCTCGGGGTGTACGCGCTGATGCGGCAGCTGCTGGCCACGGCGCCGCCCTGGTGGGACCGCATCACGGCCTGCCTGCTGGGCGGCTGCCTGCTGGTGAGCGTGATCGGCATCCGCCAGCTCTACGCCGATTCCTCCGCCCTGGCCCGCTGGTCGGATCCCAATTCGGTGGCGCAGGGAACGGTGCGGATCTACAGCACGCTCGACAACCCCAACCTGCTGGCCGGCTACCTGCTGCCGATCCTGCCGATCGCCGTGGTGGCGCTGCTGCGCTGGCAGCGACTGAGCGCCCGGCTGTTTGCGCTCACCACCGCCGTGCTCGGCAGTGCGGCCCTGGTGCTCACCTACAGCCGCGGTGGCTGGCTGGGCCTGGTGGCCGCCTACGGGGTGCTGGCGGTGCTGCTGCTGCTGCGCTTCACCCGCCACTGGCCGCTGTTCTGGCGGCGCGTGTTTCCACTGCTGCTGATGGTGCTGGCGGGGCTGGTGCTGGCGGTGGCGATCGCCAAGGTGGAGCCGCTGCGGGTGCGGGTGATGAGCCTGGGCGCCGGCCGGGAGGACAGCTCCAACAATTTCCGCATCAACGTGTGGATGGCGGCGATCGAGATGATCAAGGACCGCCCCTGGCTGGGCATCGGGCCGGGAAACAGCGCCTTCAACCTGATCTATCCGCTGTACCAGCAACCCAAATTCAACGCGCTCAGCGCCTACTCAATCCCGCTGGAACTGGCGGTGGAAGGTGGCATCCCCGGCCTGCTGGCCGGGCTGGGACTGCTGGTGGCCAGTGTGCGGCTGGGGCTGACCCAGGTGCGTGCCAACGGCCACCAGGCCCTGCCGGCCCTGGCAGCAGTGGCCGTGATCGCCGGCCTGGCCGTGCAGGGGGTCACCGACACGATTTTCTTCCGGCCGGAGGTGCAGCTCAGCGGTTGGTTCTGCCTGGCCACCCTGTCAACGCTGCCGGCCGCCGCCCGAGCGGATGGCTGA
- a CDS encoding FIST N-terminal domain-containing protein, translating to MAALSLPSWLKRGEAPASCQTALSRQPSLEAAVEEVAKALGNRGANDLALVFCSTSYASDLPRLLPLLRSRLNARHWIGCAGGGVVGTDASGQARELEQQPALSVTLLRLPGADLQLFELDPASLPDLDGDNLDWINWVGADPERARSMLLFVDPTCQKINDLISGLDYAYPSAAKVGGIAGHHSAEHGSLLFDGRVLTGAVGCLIGGAWRLDPVVAQGCRPIGPVFEIEQAERNVVLQLSSGAQTNSPVNCLQGILQSLTPAEREQVRHSLFLGVARSNFSLPGDSCQAEPTAFLVRNLLGVDPRNGAVAVAEKLRVGQQVQFQLRDAAASRQELRQLLRRQARTDDAPLVALLFACLGRGEGLYGQPDGDVSVCREQFPQVPIAGAFCNGEIGPVAGTTHLHGYTASWGFLVPNHDDDGVPPAAARAEG from the coding sequence ATGGCTGCGCTTTCCCTGCCCTCCTGGCTCAAACGCGGTGAAGCGCCGGCCTCGTGCCAGACGGCCCTGTCCCGTCAGCCGTCCCTGGAAGCCGCTGTCGAGGAAGTGGCGAAGGCCCTCGGCAACCGTGGCGCCAACGATCTGGCCCTGGTGTTCTGCTCCACCAGCTACGCCAGTGACCTGCCACGCCTGCTGCCGCTGCTGCGCAGCCGCCTGAATGCACGCCACTGGATCGGCTGCGCCGGCGGTGGAGTGGTCGGCACCGATGCCAGCGGGCAGGCGCGGGAACTGGAGCAGCAGCCGGCGTTGAGCGTCACCCTGCTGCGGCTGCCGGGGGCCGATCTGCAGCTGTTCGAGCTGGATCCGGCCTCCCTGCCCGATCTCGATGGCGACAACCTCGACTGGATCAACTGGGTGGGCGCCGACCCGGAGCGGGCCCGCTCCATGCTCCTGTTCGTGGATCCCACCTGCCAGAAGATCAACGATCTGATCAGTGGCCTGGATTACGCCTACCCGTCAGCCGCCAAGGTGGGCGGCATCGCCGGCCACCACAGCGCCGAACACGGCTCGCTGCTGTTTGACGGCCGCGTGCTCACCGGCGCGGTGGGCTGTCTGATCGGCGGCGCCTGGAGGCTGGATCCGGTGGTGGCCCAGGGCTGCCGGCCGATCGGGCCGGTGTTCGAGATCGAGCAGGCGGAGCGCAACGTGGTGCTGCAGCTCAGCTCCGGCGCGCAGACCAACAGCCCGGTCAACTGCCTGCAGGGGATCCTGCAGTCGCTCACGCCGGCGGAACGGGAGCAGGTGCGCCATTCGCTGTTCCTGGGCGTGGCGCGCAGCAACTTCAGCCTTCCCGGTGACAGCTGCCAGGCGGAACCCACCGCCTTCCTGGTGCGCAATCTGCTGGGCGTCGACCCGCGCAACGGCGCCGTGGCCGTGGCGGAAAAACTGCGGGTGGGCCAGCAGGTGCAGTTCCAGCTGCGCGATGCGGCCGCCTCGCGCCAGGAACTGCGGCAGTTGCTGCGCCGCCAGGCCCGTACCGACGACGCGCCCCTGGTGGCGCTGCTGTTCGCCTGCCTGGGCCGCGGCGAAGGCCTCTACGGCCAGCCCGATGGCGATGTGAGCGTGTGCCGCGAGCAGTTCCCGCAGGTGCCCATCGCCGGGGCCTTCTGCAACGGCGAGATCGGCCCGGTGGCGGGCACCACCCACCTGCACGGCTACACGGCCAGCTGGGGCTTCCTGGTGCCCAACCACGACGACGACGGCGTGCCCCCCGCGGCGGCCCGCGCCGAGGGCTGA